One part of the Olleya sp. YS genome encodes these proteins:
- a CDS encoding dihydroorotase, which translates to MNVLIKTATIIDPSSKFHNQTCDLLIEKGKISKIAKSIKNTNNSKTIDLENLHLSQGWFDSSVCFGEPGFEDRETIENGLKTAAKSGFTSVALQANTSPIIDSNADVAFLLSKAQNHAVNLLPVGALTKNSESVDLAELFDMKNAGAVAFSDYKKPIKNPNLLKIALQYASNFGGLVCSFPLDTQIAGKGMVNEEFISTSLGLKGSPNLAEAMQVARDLFLLEYAGGKLHIPTISTAESVDLIRQAKAKKLDVSCSVAIHNLCLADSVLEQFDTNYKVNPPLRTQTDIDALIEGLKDGTIDMVTSDHNPLTIEDKNVEFDHAAYGTIGLESAFGALNNLFSTKKTIQLLTKGKSRFGQDQTTINEGEIANLTLFNPNTKYAFSETNILSKSKNSAFLGQELKGTVYGIIANNKTVL; encoded by the coding sequence ATGAACGTCTTAATAAAAACCGCAACCATCATTGATCCATCCAGTAAGTTTCATAATCAAACTTGTGATCTATTAATTGAAAAAGGTAAAATTAGCAAAATTGCTAAAAGCATTAAAAACACTAACAATTCCAAAACAATCGACTTAGAAAATCTACACCTTTCTCAAGGTTGGTTTGATAGTAGTGTATGTTTTGGAGAACCTGGATTTGAAGACCGAGAAACTATTGAAAACGGTTTAAAAACTGCTGCAAAATCAGGGTTTACAAGTGTTGCATTACAAGCCAATACTAGTCCAATAATAGATAGTAATGCAGATGTTGCTTTTTTATTATCAAAAGCACAAAACCATGCAGTTAACTTATTACCTGTTGGTGCTTTAACAAAAAACAGCGAAAGTGTTGATCTAGCTGAGCTTTTTGATATGAAAAACGCAGGAGCAGTCGCATTTTCAGACTACAAAAAACCTATAAAAAATCCTAATTTGCTTAAAATTGCGTTGCAATACGCTAGTAATTTTGGTGGTTTGGTGTGTTCTTTTCCTTTAGACACACAAATTGCAGGTAAAGGAATGGTTAACGAAGAGTTTATTAGTACTTCCTTAGGACTTAAAGGAAGTCCAAATTTAGCCGAAGCCATGCAAGTTGCAAGGGATTTGTTTTTATTAGAATATGCAGGTGGAAAGCTTCATATTCCTACCATTTCTACTGCAGAAAGTGTTGATTTAATTAGACAAGCCAAAGCTAAAAAATTAGACGTATCTTGTAGTGTAGCGATTCATAATTTATGTTTAGCAGATAGTGTTTTAGAGCAGTTTGACACCAATTATAAGGTCAATCCTCCGTTAAGAACTCAAACCGATATTGATGCATTAATTGAAGGACTAAAAGACGGAACTATTGACATGGTAACTAGTGACCATAACCCATTAACCATTGAAGATAAAAATGTAGAATTTGACCATGCAGCTTATGGTACCATTGGCTTAGAAAGTGCTTTTGGAGCGTTAAACAACTTATTTTCTACTAAAAAAACCATACAATTATTAACTAAAGGAAAATCTAGATTTGGTCAAGACCAAACAACAATTAACGAAGGAGAAATAGCCAACTTAACGTTGTTTAATCCAAATACTAAATATGCTTTCTCGGAAACTAATATACTTTCAAAATCTAAGAATAGTGCTTTTTTAGGTCAAGAATTAAAAGGAACAGTCTACGGAATCATTGCCAATAACAAAACTGTACTATAA
- a CDS encoding alpha/beta fold hydrolase translates to MEQFDLHHITRPSSLSEHAPLLLLFHGYGSDENDLFSFAQELPEELFIISVRAPYPMQPYGNAWYAINFDAEKGKWSDNEQAKQSRDLIATFIDQAVAHYPVNKDKVTLLGFSQGTILSYAVALSYPEKVKNIIALSGYINEDLFEVKNAEAYQHLSFYCSHGTVDQVIPVDWARQAPKFLEALNIKHQYSEFPVGHGVAPQNFYEFRDWLEGLI, encoded by the coding sequence ATGGAACAATTTGATTTACACCACATCACCAGACCGTCGTCTTTATCAGAACATGCACCTTTACTACTCCTCTTTCATGGTTATGGAAGTGATGAGAATGATTTATTTAGTTTTGCACAAGAGTTACCAGAGGAACTGTTTATTATTTCAGTAAGAGCGCCTTACCCAATGCAACCATACGGAAATGCTTGGTACGCTATTAATTTTGATGCCGAAAAAGGGAAATGGAGCGACAACGAGCAAGCCAAACAATCTAGAGATTTAATAGCCACATTTATAGATCAAGCGGTTGCCCATTATCCTGTAAATAAGGATAAAGTAACGCTTTTAGGTTTTAGTCAAGGGACTATTTTAAGTTACGCAGTCGCATTAAGTTATCCAGAAAAAGTCAAAAATATAATTGCGTTAAGCGGTTATATAAATGAAGATTTATTTGAAGTAAAAAATGCTGAAGCCTACCAACATTTAAGCTTTTATTGCTCTCATGGCACAGTCGACCAGGTGATTCCAGTCGATTGGGCTAGACAAGCACCTAAATTTTTAGAAGCTTTAAATATCAAACACCAATACAGTGAGTTTCCTGTGGGTCATGGTGTTGCACCACAAAATTTTTATGAGTTTAGAGATTGGTTAGAAGGGTTAATTTGA